In the Argonema galeatum A003/A1 genome, ACTGAATTGGTGTTCTAGGGACTAGGGTAATTTTAGATTTTAGATTTTAGATTTAAAATGAAATCTAAAATCTAAAATTTGAAATCCTTCTCCACTCTAATCAGCTGTAGAAACGTCCTGCGACTCTTCCTCTAAAGCTGGATTAGCAGCTTTCATCGCCGCTTCGGTTTTCTGGCGATCGAACTTCAAAATCAGCACCGCTAACGGAGGTAAACACAGATCCAGGGAATGGTAATGATTGTGGAAGAACCACTCTTCCGTCCACTTACCCCCTAAATTCCCCATGTTGCTACCACCGTACTCACCGGCATCGCTATTGAACAGTTCCTTATAGAATCCCGCTTCTGGCACGCCGACGCGGTAATGACTGTGGGGCTGAGGTGTGAAATTACACACGGTCACTACAAAATTACCTGGATCTTCCTTATCGCGGCGGATAAACGAAATCACGCTGTGGCGGTTATCATTGCAATCAATCCACTCAAACCCGCCCTCACCAAAATCCCAAGTATACAGCGTTGGTTCGTTTTGATACAGGTGGTTGAGGTCAGTCATAAACTTAACCAACTGTTGATGCTCCTCGTGCTGGAACAGCTGCCACTCCAAATCTGCCCAGACATTCCACTCGCTCCACTGCCCGAACTCCATACTCATAAATAGAGTCTTCTTGCCGGGGTGAGTATACATATAAGCCAACAAAGTTCGCACGTTGGCGAACTTCTGCCACCTGTCCCCCGGCATCTTCCCAATCAAAGGACTCTTACCGTGTACCACCTCATCGTGAGATAGCGCCAGCATATAATTTTCGCTGTGGTGGTACCAAATACTGAAGGTGAGGTTGTTTTGGTGGAACTGGCGGAACCACGGGTCCATGTGGAAATAATCCAACATATCGTGCATCCAGCCCATATTCCACTTCAAGTTAAAGCCCAAGCCGCCCACATAAGTAGGCCAAGACACCATCGGCCAAGAGGTAGACTCTTCAGCAATGGAGAGAATACCAGGGTAGTAGCTGAAGAGGACGTGATTTGTCTGACGGAGGAAATCAGCCGCTTCAATATGTTCGCAACCGCCGTACTGGTTGGCAACCCATTCCCCATCTGGGCGTAAATAGTTGAGGTAGAGCATGGAAGCCACGGCGTCTACCCGTATCCCGTCAATGTGGTATTTGTCAAACCAAAACAGCGCGTTCGCTACCAGGAAATTACGCACTTCGTTGCGACCGTAGTTGAACACCAAAGTGCCCCACTGTTTGTGTTCGCCCTTGCGGGGGTCAGCGTGTTCGTATAGGTGGGTGCCATCGAAGAAAGCCAAACCGTGACCGTCTTTGGGGAAGTGACCCGGCACCCAGTCAACGAGTACCCCAATGCCTTGTTCGTGGCATTTGTCAACGAAATACATGAAATCTTCGGGCTTGCCAAAGCGAGAAGTAGGTGCGTAGTATCCCGTCACCTGATATCCCCAAGAACCATCAAAAGGATGTTCTGCGATCGGCAATAATTCAATGTGAGTAAATCCGAGTTCCTTAACGTAGGGAATCAGTTTCTCTGCTAACTCGCGGTAGGTAAGGAAGCGAGCCCCCGGTCTGAGTTCTGAGACGACGACCACCGGCTCCTTTTCCCCATTCGGCAACACTGCCGGTTCATCTGAAGAAGCGTGCAACCATGAGCCTAAATGGCATTCGTAGACGCAAACAGGCTGGGTCAGCGGGTCACCGTGACGACGCTTTTCCATCCACTCATCGTCGTTCCAAGTGTAGGTATCTAAGTCGGCGACGATAGAAGCAGTTTTAGGCCGCGCTTCCTGGTGGAAACCATAGGGGTCGCTTTTTTCGTAAATGTGGCCAGCATAGTTTTTGATTTCATACTTGTAGTGGACTCCGACCTCCAGTCCGGGAATAAACAATTCCCAAATACCTGTTTCCCGTTTTCCCATTTGGTGTTGGCGACCATCCCACAAGTTGAAATCGCCCAAAAGCGAAACGTTACGAGCATTGGGAGCCCAAACGGCAAAATAAACGCCCTTGACGCCGTTGACTTCGGTTAGGTGTGCCCCTAACTTCTCGTAAATGCGGTGATGATTCCCTTCGGCGAATAAGTGAATGTCAAATTCTGTCAGCAGCGGCGAGCGGAAAGCATAAGCGTCATTTACGACGCGCTCATGTTCGCCTTCTTTAATCCGCAGCTGATAGTTTGCTAGTTCCGGCGTATCAATGTTGCATTCAAAAAAGTGAGGATGATGCACGGATTGCATCGGAAATTGTTTTCGTTCCTCTGGTAGCACGACCCATACGGCGTCGGCATTCGGAAGGTAAGTTCGCACTACCCAGACAGTTTTGCCATTTTGCTCAATAAGATGGGGCCCCAGCACTTCAAACGGGTCTTGATGCTGATTCCAAACAATCCGGTCAATCTGCTCAGGGGCAATGGTCATGGACATGAGGCTACCTACCTACTAACGGGAACTTACTGAGTTGGCTTATACAGGAGTGAGATGCCAAAACACTTTAAATTTATATACATTTTTTCATGTATTTACATCTTATGGCTAGCCGATCGCCTAAAATGCTGACTCAGATGTCGGATTGGGGCTAGGAGAGTAGGAGAGTGGGTGAGTGGGTGAGCAATAACTAATGACCAATGACCAATAACTAATGACTAATAAGTCTCAAAAATGCAAAAATGGAAAAAGCTTTCGGAGCGGATAACTGACGCGGAGCAGGAAAAGTAGATGTTGCACTTGAGGATTTACTTGAGGTCTTCCGTTTTGAGCTTCTCCTAGATTTGCTCTTAATTGAGCGTACTCAGCAGCAGTTATGGGTTTACCATCAACAGGCGATCGCGCTTCTATAATAATTTCTGTC is a window encoding:
- the glgB gene encoding 1,4-alpha-glucan branching enzyme — protein: MTIAPEQIDRIVWNQHQDPFEVLGPHLIEQNGKTVWVVRTYLPNADAVWVVLPEERKQFPMQSVHHPHFFECNIDTPELANYQLRIKEGEHERVVNDAYAFRSPLLTEFDIHLFAEGNHHRIYEKLGAHLTEVNGVKGVYFAVWAPNARNVSLLGDFNLWDGRQHQMGKRETGIWELFIPGLEVGVHYKYEIKNYAGHIYEKSDPYGFHQEARPKTASIVADLDTYTWNDDEWMEKRRHGDPLTQPVCVYECHLGSWLHASSDEPAVLPNGEKEPVVVVSELRPGARFLTYRELAEKLIPYVKELGFTHIELLPIAEHPFDGSWGYQVTGYYAPTSRFGKPEDFMYFVDKCHEQGIGVLVDWVPGHFPKDGHGLAFFDGTHLYEHADPRKGEHKQWGTLVFNYGRNEVRNFLVANALFWFDKYHIDGIRVDAVASMLYLNYLRPDGEWVANQYGGCEHIEAADFLRQTNHVLFSYYPGILSIAEESTSWPMVSWPTYVGGLGFNLKWNMGWMHDMLDYFHMDPWFRQFHQNNLTFSIWYHHSENYMLALSHDEVVHGKSPLIGKMPGDRWQKFANVRTLLAYMYTHPGKKTLFMSMEFGQWSEWNVWADLEWQLFQHEEHQQLVKFMTDLNHLYQNEPTLYTWDFGEGGFEWIDCNDNRHSVISFIRRDKEDPGNFVVTVCNFTPQPHSHYRVGVPEAGFYKELFNSDAGEYGGSNMGNLGGKWTEEWFFHNHYHSLDLCLPPLAVLILKFDRQKTEAAMKAANPALEEESQDVSTAD